TACTCCTCGAACATTGGGAGCTCCCAGCAGCGCTCGCCCGTGCGGTCGCCCGCGGCGCGCACCTCGGCGATCAGCGCCTCGTCGTTCCCCATGACGCCGGTGGCCTGGTGCCCCAGCGCGACGACGCAGGCGCCGGTCAGCGTCGCCGCGTCCAGCACGGCGACGGGGTCGAAGCGCCGCGCGTAGGAAAGGGCGTCGGCCAGGATCAGCCGGCCTTCCGCATCCGTGTTCACCACCTCGAACGTCTTGCCGGAGTGGGCGCGGAAGATGTCGCCCGGCTTCATGGCGCGACCGCCCAGCAGGTTCTCGCTGGAGGGGACGATGCCGATCACGTTGGCGCCCACCCTGAGCTCGCCGATCGCCTGCATGGCGCCGAGGACGCCCGCCCCGCCGCACATGTCGAACTTCATCTCCTCCATCCCCGGCCCGGGCTTGATGGAGATGCCGCCCGCGTCGAAGGTCAGCCCCTTCCCCACGAGCACCAGGGGCCGGTCGCCATCGGCGCCGCCGCGGTGCTCCAGCACGATGAAGCGCGGCTCCTCGTCGCTGCCGCGCGCCACGGCGAGGAGGGCGCCCATCCCCTCGGCTTCCATCTCGGCGGGCCCCAGGATGGTCACCGTCATCCCGTGCTCGCTTCCGATCCGCTCCGCCACGCCCGCCAGGTAGGTGGGCGTGGCGATGTTTCCGGGGAGGTTGCCCAGGTTCCGCGCCAGGTTCTCCGCGCGCGCCGCGATCTCGCCGACGCGCGCGCCCTCGGCCGCGGCGCTCTCATCCACGCCGTCGGGGAGGAGGATGGTGACGGAGCCGAGCTCGACCGGCGCGGGCTGGCCTTCGGGGAGCGCCTTGAGCTCGGTGAAGGTGTAGGCGCCAAGCACCACGCCCTCGGAGACGGCGCGAGCGGCCTCATGCGCACCCAACGCGCTGGCGGGGAGGAGAACGGTGGCCTCGGAGGCGCGCGCCTTCGCGGCCTGCTTGGCGGCGGTCCCGCCCACGCGGCGCAGCTTCTCCGCGGTCAGCGCGTCCGCCTTCCCCGCGCCGGCCAGCAGGAGGCGCTCGGCACCGGAGGCGGGGTAGAGGAGGACGCTCTCCCCTTCCTTGCCGGTGAAGTCGCCGCGGGCGTGCGCGGCGGCGGCCTCCGCACCCAGGGACGCATCGGGAGCGGCGCCCTCGAAGATGGGGGCCACGAGCAGCGGGGTCCGCTGCCCGGCCGGGCCGGCGCGGCGAACGGAAATGTTCATCAGGATGCTTT
Above is a window of Longimicrobium sp. DNA encoding:
- a CDS encoding leucyl aminopeptidase, giving the protein MNISVRRAGPAGQRTPLLVAPIFEGAAPDASLGAEAAAAHARGDFTGKEGESVLLYPASGAERLLLAGAGKADALTAEKLRRVGGTAAKQAAKARASEATVLLPASALGAHEAARAVSEGVVLGAYTFTELKALPEGQPAPVELGSVTILLPDGVDESAAAEGARVGEIAARAENLARNLGNLPGNIATPTYLAGVAERIGSEHGMTVTILGPAEMEAEGMGALLAVARGSDEEPRFIVLEHRGGADGDRPLVLVGKGLTFDAGGISIKPGPGMEEMKFDMCGGAGVLGAMQAIGELRVGANVIGIVPSSENLLGGRAMKPGDIFRAHSGKTFEVVNTDAEGRLILADALSYARRFDPVAVLDAATLTGACVVALGHQATGVMGNDEALIAEVRAAGDRTGERCWELPMFEEYREQIRSDYADIKNSGGRPAGAITAGWFLREFVSYPWAHLDVAGTAWGEGKLSYQVKGATGVPTRLFVDWVLARAG